A genomic window from Hyphomicrobium album includes:
- a CDS encoding helicase-related protein: MASDLETRIRHVTAVLGPTNTGKTHLAIERMLGHESGMIGLPLRLLAREVYDKIAHRVGADKVALITGEEKIKPERARYWVCTVEAMPRDVDVDFLAIDEIQLSGDPERGHVFTDRLLHARGRSETLLLGAQTMREAINDLIPGANFISRPRLSKLSYSGQKKITRLPQRSAIVAFSAAEVYAVAELIRRQRGGAAVVLGALSPRTRNAQVALYQSGDVDFLVATDAIGMGLNLDLDHVAFSATRKFDGHNHRNLTPSELSQIAGRAGRHMNDGTFGVTGSADPFDSDTIERLETHNFESVRVLQWRTRDLDFRTLEGLKQSLREMPNITRLARARAADDVVALETVSADRDIAAMTSAPAAVAKLWEVCQIPDYRKISGQNHAELVASIFGYLMSPDEHIPEDWFAKQVGLADRTDGDIDTLANRIAHIRTWTFVSNRATWLKDPEHWQGKTREIEDRLSDALHEQLTQRFVDQRTSALMKGMRDKDELHAEIAADGAINVENHFVGRLKGFRFQLDPAADGVQGKATRTAAAQVVGRELAMRARRVAAAQPDALSLSRKGRILWREEEIAQIEATEDPLKPTVSLLVDEHLSGPDKEKVQARLETWLTQTIGERLKPLVEISKAEDITGLGRGIAFRLRENLGILRRETVAEEIKSLDQNSRAQLRKYGVRFGAFNIYFPILLKPAAAELVLTLWSLKNAGATGVDALPDPPRAGLTSFNPDPACPEAFYRAYGYHVCGPRAVRLDMLERLADVIRPLLAWRGTNGSAPPKGATGDGGFTVTPEMMSLLGCSPDELGGVLKELGFRLDRRPIKPQVQQPATAADGTEAPAAPSGGAEAAPAVEAPATTGETAMPDADAASLVAEPVAVETAPVAEGAAAEATPAAAPAADAEIKYEEVWRPRRHQRGERRPERREQRNRQRGGGRQAAATAATAPPSTPAEAAPAAAAAAATGDAPAAAPAREPKPERRDDRRPHGKERGERGRERDRDAAPHRRAQHGDRPRRDDRRKDDRRKAEVHTAAPPRRGGIDPDSPFAALGALRDELAKRGKESGT; this comes from the coding sequence ATGGCCAGCGACCTCGAAACGCGCATCCGCCATGTCACGGCGGTGCTCGGGCCGACGAACACCGGCAAGACCCACCTAGCGATCGAGCGGATGCTTGGCCACGAAAGTGGCATGATCGGCTTGCCGCTGCGGCTGCTCGCGCGCGAGGTCTACGACAAGATCGCGCATCGGGTCGGTGCCGATAAGGTTGCGCTCATTACCGGCGAGGAGAAGATCAAGCCGGAGCGCGCCCGCTACTGGGTGTGCACCGTCGAGGCGATGCCGCGCGACGTCGATGTCGACTTTCTCGCCATCGACGAGATCCAACTGTCGGGGGACCCCGAGCGCGGACATGTGTTCACCGATCGGCTGCTGCACGCGCGCGGACGCTCGGAGACGCTGCTGCTCGGCGCGCAGACCATGCGCGAGGCGATCAACGATCTGATCCCCGGCGCCAACTTCATCTCGCGCCCGCGCCTGTCGAAGCTCTCCTACTCCGGCCAGAAGAAAATCACGCGCCTGCCGCAACGCTCGGCCATCGTCGCCTTCTCGGCGGCCGAGGTCTATGCCGTTGCCGAGCTTATCCGCCGCCAGCGCGGCGGCGCCGCTGTCGTCCTCGGGGCGCTGTCGCCGCGCACGCGCAACGCCCAGGTGGCACTCTACCAATCGGGCGACGTCGACTTCCTGGTGGCGACCGACGCCATCGGTATGGGCCTCAACCTCGACCTCGATCACGTGGCGTTCTCGGCCACGCGCAAGTTCGACGGTCACAATCATCGCAACCTCACGCCGTCGGAGCTGAGCCAGATCGCCGGCCGCGCCGGCCGCCACATGAACGACGGCACGTTCGGCGTCACCGGCTCGGCCGATCCGTTCGACAGCGACACGATCGAGCGGCTCGAGACGCACAACTTCGAGAGCGTGCGCGTGTTGCAGTGGCGCACTCGCGACCTCGATTTCCGCACGCTGGAGGGCTTGAAGCAGTCGCTGCGCGAAATGCCCAACATCACCCGCTTGGCGCGCGCTCGGGCGGCCGACGACGTCGTGGCGCTCGAGACCGTGAGCGCCGATCGCGACATCGCCGCCATGACATCGGCCCCGGCCGCCGTCGCCAAGCTGTGGGAGGTCTGCCAGATCCCCGACTATCGCAAGATCTCCGGGCAGAACCACGCCGAGCTGGTCGCGTCGATCTTCGGCTATCTGATGAGCCCCGACGAGCACATCCCTGAGGACTGGTTCGCCAAGCAGGTGGGGCTCGCCGACCGCACTGACGGCGACATCGATACGCTCGCCAATCGCATTGCCCACATCCGCACCTGGACGTTCGTGTCCAATCGCGCGACGTGGCTGAAGGATCCGGAGCACTGGCAGGGGAAGACGCGCGAGATCGAGGATCGACTTTCGGATGCGCTGCACGAGCAACTGACGCAGCGCTTCGTCGATCAGCGTACCAGCGCGTTGATGAAGGGTATGCGCGACAAGGACGAGCTGCACGCCGAGATTGCCGCCGATGGCGCCATCAACGTCGAGAACCACTTCGTCGGACGCTTGAAAGGCTTCCGCTTCCAGCTCGACCCGGCCGCCGATGGCGTCCAGGGCAAGGCGACGCGAACCGCAGCGGCGCAGGTTGTCGGGCGCGAGCTGGCGATGCGCGCCCGCCGCGTCGCTGCCGCGCAGCCCGATGCACTGAGTCTCAGTCGCAAGGGCCGCATCTTGTGGCGCGAAGAAGAGATCGCGCAGATCGAGGCGACGGAAGACCCGCTGAAGCCGACGGTATCGCTGCTGGTCGACGAGCACCTGTCGGGCCCAGACAAGGAAAAGGTACAGGCTCGCCTCGAGACGTGGCTGACGCAGACCATCGGCGAAAGGCTGAAGCCACTGGTCGAGATCAGCAAGGCCGAGGACATAACCGGGCTCGGCCGCGGCATTGCCTTCCGCCTGCGCGAGAACCTCGGCATCCTGCGGCGCGAGACCGTGGCCGAAGAGATCAAGTCGCTCGATCAGAACTCACGCGCCCAGCTGCGCAAGTACGGCGTGCGCTTCGGTGCGTTCAACATCTACTTCCCGATTCTGCTGAAGCCGGCGGCGGCCGAACTTGTTCTGACGCTGTGGTCGCTGAAGAACGCCGGCGCCACCGGCGTGGACGCGTTGCCCGATCCGCCGCGCGCGGGGCTCACCTCGTTCAATCCCGATCCGGCCTGCCCCGAGGCGTTCTATCGCGCCTACGGCTATCACGTGTGCGGGCCGCGTGCCGTGCGCCTCGACATGCTGGAGCGCTTGGCTGACGTTATCCGTCCGCTGCTCGCCTGGCGCGGCACCAACGGCTCGGCACCGCCCAAGGGCGCAACCGGCGACGGCGGCTTCACGGTGACGCCCGAGATGATGTCGCTGCTCGGATGCTCGCCCGACGAGCTCGGCGGCGTGTTGAAGGAGTTGGGCTTCCGTCTCGATCGCCGTCCGATCAAGCCGCAAGTGCAGCAGCCCGCGACGGCGGCTGACGGCACCGAGGCGCCCGCAGCGCCATCTGGTGGCGCGGAGGCAGCGCCTGCAGTCGAGGCTCCCGCCACGACTGGTGAAACCGCGATGCCGGACGCCGATGCCGCGTCGCTCGTCGCCGAGCCCGTTGCGGTTGAGACGGCGCCTGTCGCCGAAGGGGCTGCGGCTGAGGCGACACCGGCTGCGGCACCGGCCGCCGATGCCGAGATCAAGTATGAGGAGGTCTGGCGTCCGCGCCGGCACCAGCGCGGGGAACGCCGGCCCGAGCGTCGCGAGCAGCGCAATCGCCAGCGCGGCGGTGGCCGCCAGGCGGCGGCGACGGCGGCGACGGCACCGCCGTCCACGCCGGCCGAGGCCGCGCCGGCTGCAGCGGCAGCGGCAGCGACAGGTGATGCACCCGCTGCTGCGCCCGCGCGCGAGCCAAAGCCCGAACGTCGCGACGATCGGCGTCCGCACGGCAAGGAGCGCGGGGAGCGCGGCCGGGAGCGCGATCGCGACGCGGCTCCGCATCGGCGTGCTCAGCATGGCGATCGCCCGCGCCGCGACGACCGGCGCAAGGACGACCGGCGCAAGGCCGAGGTGCACACGGCAGCCCCGCCCCGTCGCGGCGGCATCGATCCGGATTCGCCCTTCGCGGCGCTGGGCGCGCTGCGCGACGAGCTTGCCAAGCGAGGCAAGGAGTCCGGCACTTGA
- a CDS encoding RNA-binding S4 domain-containing protein: MSAGAADEAPAAPGTQRLDKWLWFARFIKTRTLAAELVSAGKVRVNKVRTDKPAQIVRAGDVLTLTINRRVQLVRVLGIAERRGPSAAARSLYEELTADGVVIKPHSPPPGVGRPPSEVSPAMRPVGSGRPTKKERREIDRLNGKAR; the protein is encoded by the coding sequence TTGAGCGCCGGGGCGGCAGACGAGGCGCCAGCGGCGCCCGGCACGCAGCGCCTCGACAAATGGTTATGGTTCGCGCGCTTCATAAAGACGCGTACGCTTGCCGCCGAGCTGGTGAGCGCCGGCAAGGTCCGGGTCAACAAGGTGCGCACCGACAAGCCAGCGCAGATCGTGCGCGCCGGCGACGTTCTGACCCTTACGATTAACCGGCGGGTCCAGCTCGTGCGGGTTCTGGGGATTGCCGAGCGGCGGGGCCCATCTGCCGCGGCGCGTTCATTGTATGAGGAATTGACAGCCGATGGCGTTGTCATCAAACCTCATTCGCCGCCGCCGGGCGTCGGCCGGCCACCCAGCGAGGTAAGTCCGGCCATGCGCCCGGTGGGGAGTGGGCGGCCGACCAAGAAAGAGCGCCGAGAGATCGATCGGCTCAACGGGAAGGCTCGCTGA
- the fdxA gene encoding ferredoxin FdxA, protein MTYVVNEKCIKCKYTDCVEVCPVDCFYEGENMLVIHPDECIDCGVCEPECPVDAIKPDTESGLEKWLELNRKFSESWPNITSKKDALPDADAHKDESEKFQKYFSPEPGSGD, encoded by the coding sequence ATGACCTACGTCGTCAACGAAAAATGCATTAAGTGCAAATACACCGATTGCGTCGAGGTCTGCCCTGTCGATTGCTTCTATGAGGGCGAGAACATGCTCGTCATCCATCCCGACGAGTGCATCGATTGCGGGGTCTGCGAGCCGGAGTGCCCCGTGGACGCCATCAAGCCGGACACTGAATCCGGCCTCGAGAAGTGGCTTGAGCTCAATCGGAAGTTTTCCGAGAGTTGGCCCAACATCACGTCCAAGAAGGACGCCCTCCCGGACGCCGACGCGCATAAGGACGAATCCGAGAAGTTCCAGAAGTACTTTTCCCCGGAGCCCGGCTCAGGCGATTAG
- a CDS encoding CarD family transcriptional regulator translates to MADKKKAPARSAKSTAAAGKKVGRKLTAAKKPGRPEAKLVAKKPVGKAHSPIKGKKPVAKTAGTAAGVKPVAKPLQKPVAHKPAVAAPVRAVAAAVKPSGQKITAPIPQQMTPKAVAEKAAAARQLMTAQKKPVSQRHGFKASEFVVYPAHGVGKIVAIEEQEIAGMALELFVISFEKEKLTLRVPTGKLASVGMRKLAEEPVVKKAMEILKGRARVKRTMWSRRAQEYVAKINSGDLVSIAEVVRDLYRSEAQPEQSYSERQLYEDALDRMAREIAAVEKLDERGAVQRITEVLSKSARGRRLAAEAEGGGDAETRAA, encoded by the coding sequence ATGGCTGACAAGAAAAAGGCGCCCGCCCGCTCGGCGAAGTCTACGGCTGCCGCCGGCAAGAAGGTTGGCCGCAAGCTAACCGCTGCGAAAAAGCCTGGTCGCCCGGAAGCGAAGCTTGTCGCGAAGAAGCCGGTGGGCAAAGCCCATTCACCCATCAAGGGTAAAAAGCCTGTGGCGAAGACAGCAGGAACCGCCGCGGGCGTCAAGCCGGTGGCGAAGCCTCTCCAGAAGCCTGTTGCGCATAAGCCAGCAGTCGCCGCCCCCGTGCGGGCCGTCGCCGCTGCGGTGAAGCCGTCGGGCCAGAAGATCACGGCGCCGATTCCTCAGCAGATGACGCCGAAGGCGGTGGCCGAGAAGGCCGCTGCGGCGCGCCAGCTGATGACGGCGCAGAAGAAGCCGGTCAGTCAGCGCCACGGCTTCAAGGCCAGCGAGTTCGTCGTCTACCCGGCGCACGGCGTCGGCAAGATCGTTGCGATCGAGGAGCAGGAGATCGCCGGCATGGCGCTCGAGCTCTTCGTCATCAGCTTCGAGAAGGAGAAGCTGACGCTGCGCGTGCCCACCGGCAAGCTGGCGAGCGTCGGCATGCGCAAGCTGGCCGAGGAGCCCGTCGTCAAGAAGGCGATGGAGATTCTCAAGGGCCGCGCGCGCGTCAAGCGCACGATGTGGAGCCGCCGCGCCCAAGAGTACGTCGCCAAGATCAACTCCGGCGATCTCGTCTCGATCGCCGAGGTCGTCCGCGACCTCTACCGCTCCGAGGCGCAGCCCGAGCAGTCGTACTCCGAGCGTCAGCTCTACGAGGACGCGCTCGACCGCATGGCCCGTGAGATCGCCGCCGTCGAGAAGCTCGACGAGCGCGGCGCGGTGCAGCGCATCACCGAAGTGCTCTCCAAGAGCGCGCGCGGCCGCCGCCTCGCTGCTGAGGCCGAAGGTGGTGGCGACGCGGAGACACGCGCGGCCTAA
- a CDS encoding thermonuclease family protein, whose protein sequence is MHRAFRITCLAAAAASLAGLAGMAAVMAQDVRADTETCTLQAGPTRSVVRVVDSETVLLDDHQEVRLIGALAPRSPDFSPSAEPWPPEEAAIAALKALVQGRSVSIAASGRARDRYGRQLAHLFVEDGGERVWVQGEMLAAGHARAYGLPGSYACMHELMAHERVARDAAAGLWGSAAYAVRSARATRNLLRRRNSYEVVAGTVAKVAVTKARTYVNFGSDWRRDFTAGIEPRVLRANPELEQMLSGLEGKRVEVRGWIQYRNGPYIDIEDPSQIAIAGERLPGRTPAPPAAATSSDQAPGTAPDKEKRPAPSAPGALDL, encoded by the coding sequence CACCTGCCTTGCCGCCGCGGCTGCATCGCTCGCGGGCTTGGCCGGCATGGCTGCCGTGATGGCGCAGGACGTGCGGGCGGACACCGAGACATGCACGCTGCAGGCGGGCCCGACGCGTTCCGTCGTGCGCGTCGTTGATTCCGAGACGGTGCTGCTCGATGACCATCAGGAGGTCCGGCTGATCGGAGCCTTGGCACCGCGCTCACCGGATTTCAGCCCGAGCGCCGAGCCCTGGCCGCCGGAGGAAGCGGCGATCGCCGCACTGAAGGCGCTCGTTCAAGGCCGCTCGGTGTCGATCGCCGCCTCGGGGCGCGCACGCGATCGATACGGCCGACAGCTCGCGCACCTCTTTGTCGAGGACGGCGGCGAGCGCGTCTGGGTGCAGGGCGAAATGCTCGCCGCCGGCCACGCCCGCGCTTACGGCCTCCCCGGCAGCTATGCGTGCATGCACGAGCTCATGGCTCACGAGCGCGTCGCCCGCGACGCGGCTGCGGGTCTCTGGGGCAGCGCGGCATACGCGGTGCGCTCCGCGCGGGCGACGCGCAATCTCCTGCGCCGGCGCAATTCTTACGAGGTCGTCGCCGGCACGGTCGCCAAGGTGGCGGTCACCAAGGCGCGCACGTACGTCAACTTCGGCAGCGACTGGCGGCGCGACTTCACGGCCGGCATCGAGCCGCGCGTGCTGCGCGCCAATCCCGAACTAGAGCAAATGCTCAGCGGTCTCGAGGGCAAGCGCGTCGAGGTCCGCGGCTGGATCCAGTATCGCAACGGGCCTTACATCGACATCGAGGACCCGAGCCAAATCGCCATCGCCGGCGAGAGGCTCCCCGGTCGGACGCCGGCGCCACCGGCTGCTGCCACCAGCAGCGACCAAGCCCCCGGGACCGCGCCCGACAAAGAAAAGCGCCCGGCACCATCGGCACCGGGCGCTCTCGATCTTTGA